A genomic region of Eucalyptus grandis isolate ANBG69807.140 chromosome 5, ASM1654582v1, whole genome shotgun sequence contains the following coding sequences:
- the LOC104443743 gene encoding delta(14)-sterol reductase, translating into MDLAALLLPALIPSWSSVVLLGTFFAYLAAAGSILPGKVVPGAALPDGSRLRYRCNGSVSLLLLVALLGLGAWMDFLRPTIIAERGLELLSMTFTFSTLVTLVLYAAGCNSTSDSSSLKPHLSGNLIHDLWFGIQLNPQFIGIDLKFFFVRAGMMGWLLINLSVLARSVQDGNLSLSMILYQLFCVLYILDYFVYEEYMTSTWDIIAERLGFMLVFGDVVWIPFTFSIQGWWLLRNNVELTTTAAIANCFVFLIGYMVFRGANKQKHVFKRSPKALIWGQPPKVVGGKLLASGYWGIARHCNYLGDLLLALSFSLPCGLSSPVPYFYPIYLLILLIWRERRDEARCAEKYREIWAEYCRLVPWRIFPYFY; encoded by the exons ATGGATCTCGCTGCTCTCCTTCTTCCCGCTCTGATCCCTTCGTGGAGCTCC GTCGTCCTGCTGGGGACGTTCTTCGCTTACTTGGCCGCCGCCGGCTCGATCCTCCCCGGGAAGGTCGTCCCCGGCGCGGCGCTGCCGGACGGCTCTCGGCTCCGCTATCGCTGCAATG GTTCGGTGTCTCTTCTTCTCCTGGTCGCTTTGCTCGGCCTCGGTGCTTGGATGGACTTCCTCCGACCCACC ATAATAGCAGAAAGGGGACTTGAGCTGCTGTCGATGACTTTTACATTCAGCACTCTT GTTACGTTAGTACTCTACGCTGCTGGGTGCAATTCGACTAGTGACAGTTCCTCCCTAAAGCCTCACCTGTCAGGAAACCTCATTCATGACTT GTGGTTTGGAATACAGCTGAATCCTCAATTTATTGGGATAGACCTCAA GTTTTTCTTTGTACGAGCAGGTATGATGGGATGGCTTCTTATCAATTTGTCAGTTCTAGCTAGAAGTGTCCAAGATGGCAACTTGAGCCTATCAATGATCCTTTATCAACTATTCTGTGTG ttATATATCCTGGACTACTTTGTGTATGAGGAGTATATGACTTCCAC GTGGGACATTATTGCCGAGAGATTGGGCTTCATGTTGGTATTTGGAGATGTAGTGTGGATTCCCTTCACATTTAGCATTCAG GGTTGGTGGCTATTGAGAAATAACGTAGAGTTAACAACAACTGCTGCCATTGCTAATTGTTTCGTATTTCTGATTGG ATATATGGTGTTCCGAGGAGCTAACAAGCAAAAGCATGTGTTCAAAAGGAGTCCCAAAGCACTTATATGGGGTCAACCTCCAAAAGTTGTAGGGGGGAAGTTGCTTGCTTCTGGTTATTG GGGAATTGCGAGGCACTGTAACTACCTTGGCGACTTGCTGCTGGCACTGTCCTTCAGCTTGCCTTGTGGACTAAG TTCACCAGTACCTTATTTCTACCCAATCTATCTCCTGATTCTGCtgatatggagagagagaagagacgaaGCTCGTTGTGCAGAAAAGTACAGAGAGATTTGGGCGGAATACTGCAGGCTAGTTCCTTGGAGGATATTTCCCTATTTCTATTAG
- the LOC104443744 gene encoding kinesin-like protein KIN-UA: MAAAGAAFGSNTYRNGAHRSSVKADGKSLAANQSFKSSSSASSSFKSRSLQFRKSSPAALGGANGAAKDGGGVPGRVRVAVRLRPRNAEELAADADFADCVELQPELKRLKLRKNNWDTDTYAFDEVFTEFASQKRVYEVVAKPVVESVLEGYNGTVMAYGQTGTGKTYTLGKLGEEDTAARGIMVRAMEDILGDISLEADSVSVSYLQLYMETIQDLLDPSNDNISIVEDPKTGDVSLPGATLVEVRDQQNFLELLRLGEAHRFAANTKLNTESSRSHAILMVNVKRYVKEKDPVLPMENGSNSHSAKTFKAPIIRKGKLVVVDLAGSERIDKSGSEGHTLEEAKSINLSLSALGKCINALAENSAHVPVRDSKLTRLLRDSFGGTARTSLVITIGPSPRHRGETMSTIMFGQRAMKVENMLKLKEEFDYKSLSRRLELQLDKLIAEHERQQKAFDDEIERMHAESEMRIAETDRKYADALEKERIKYQKEYMESIKKIEEQLVGDQQKHDNDSATVSHNDYYSNGEVSSISALDEVADLKKLLEKETILKKAAEEELTNHKRQLYQSKLMEASATSEILKLRKLLEDESRQKQKLEGEIAILQSQLLQLSFDADERRRQLDRTGSGNDSNDLDCLTAQVKNPQLSDSENGEKASVAKLFEQVGLHKILSLLEADDADVRIHAVKVVANLAAEEANQQKIVEAGGLMSLLNLLRSSDDETIHRVAAGAIANLAMNETNQELIMAQGGIRLLSTTAANAGDPQTLRMVAGAIANLCGNDKLQTMLRSEGGIKALLGMVRCGHPDVLAQVARGIANFAKCESRASAQGAKTGRSLLIEDGALPWIVQNANNEASAIRRHIELALCHLAQHEVNAKDMISGGALWELVRISRDCSREDIRTLARRSLSSSSTFKAELRRLRMDY; this comes from the exons ATGGCTGCCGCCGGTGCCGCCTTCGGGAGCAACACCTACCGGAACGGCGCTCACCGGAGCTCGGTGAAGGCGGACGGCAAGAGCCTGGCCGCCAATCAGAGCTTCAAGTCGTCGTCCTCCGCGTCGTCGTCTTTCAAGTCGAGGAGCCTGCAGTTCCGGAAGAGCAGCCCCGCGGCTTTGGGAGGCGCGAATGGAGCTGCCAAGGACGGCGGCGGAG TTCCTGGAAGAGTTCGGGTAGCTGTGAGGTTGCGACCTCGTAATGCTGAGGAATTGGCTGCTGATGCAGATTTTGCTGATTGTGTGGAATTACAGCCTGAG CTGAAAAGGTTGAAACTGCGGAAGAATAACTGGGATACAGACACCTATGCGTTTGATGAAGTTTTCACCGAGTTTGCGTCACAAAAACGCGTGTATGAGGTTGTGGCAAAGCCCGTTGTGGAG AGTGTTCTGGAAGGCTATAATGGAACAGTTATGGCATATGGGCAGACTGGAACTGGTAAAACCTATACTCTTGGGAAACTTGGAGAGGAGGATACAGCTGCTCGTGGGATCATGGTTCGTGCTATGGAAGATATATTGGGAGATATCTCTTTGGAGGCTGATTCCGTGTCTGTCTCCTATCTGCAG CTCTATATGGAGACTATACAAGACCTCCTCGATCCTTCTAATGATAACATTTCTATAGTAGAAGATCCCAAAACAGGAGATGTTTCACTGCCAGGAGCTACCTTAGTTGAAGTAAGAGACCAACAAAATTTTCTGGAGCTATTACGATTAGGGGAAGCCCATCGCTTTGCTGCAAACACCAAATTGAATACTGAATCATCGCGTAGTCATGCCATTCTAATG GTAAATGTAAAAAGATATGTGAAGGAAAAGGATCCTGTTCTTCCAATGGAAAACGGTAGCAACTCCCATTCGGCTAAAACTTTTAAAGCTCCTATTATTCGGAAGGGGAAGCTAGTCGTGGTAGATCTTGCTGGCTCAGAGCGCATTGACAAGTCAG GTAGTGAAGGTCATACGCTTGAGGAAGCTAAATCTATCAATCTCTCCTTGAGTGCACTAGGGAAATGCATTAATGCTCTGGCAGAAAATAGTGCTCATGTTCCAGTTCGTGATTCAAAGCTTACTAGATTGCTCCGAGATTCTTTTGGAG GTACTGCAAGGACTTCTTTGGTTATTACTATTGGCCCATCCCCACGTCATCGAGGGGAGACAATGAGCACCATAATGTTTGGACAAAGG GCTATGAAGGTGGAGAACATGTTGAAGCTAAAGGAAGAGTTTGATTACAAAAGTTTGTCCAGAAGGCTAGAGCTACAATTAGACAAGCTCATTGCAGAACATGAAAGGCAGCAGAAAGCATtcgatgatgaaattgaaaggATGCATGCAGAATCAGAGATGCGAATAGCTGAGACTGACAGAAAGTATGCAGACGCCCTGGAG aaggaaagaataaaatatcAGAAAGAGTACATGGAATCAATAAAGAAGATCGAGGAGCAGTTGGTGGGAGATCAACAAAAGCATGATAATGATAGTGCTACTGTTTCACACAATGATTACTACTCTAATGGAGAG GTTTCCTCAATCTCAGCTCTTGACGAAGTTGCTGATCTGAAGAAACTGCTTGAGAAGGAAACTATTCTCAAAAAGGCTGCGGAAGAGGAGCTTACAAACCATAAGAGGCAATTATATCAATCGAAGTTAATGGAG GCTTCAGCAACTTCTGAAATTTTGAAGCTTCGCAAGTTGCTCGAAGATGAGTCAAGGCAGAAGCAAAAGCTTGAAGGAGAAATTGCAATATTGCAAAGTCAGCTATTGCAGCTAAGTTTTGATGCTGATGAG AGAAGAAGACAACTAGACAGAACTGGATCAGGGAACGATAGCAATGATTTAGACTGTCTCACGGCCCAAGTGAAGAATCCTCAGCTCAGTGATTCCGAAAATGGCGAGAAAGCCTCAGTAGCCAAACTCTTTGAACAAG TGGGGTTGCACAAGATCTTGTCCTTGTTAGAAGCAGATGATGCTGATGTCCGAATTCATGCCGTCAAAGTGGTGGCAAATCTAGCTGCTGAAG AAGCTAATCAGCAGAAGATTGTGGAAGCTGGTGGTCTTATGTCCTTGCTGAATCTGCTTAGGAGCTCAGACGATGAGACCATACATAGAGTTGCAGCTGGTGCAATTGCTAATTTGGCAATGAATG AAACCAACCAGGAGCTGATAATGGCTCAAGGGGGAATTCGCTTGTTGTCAACAACAGCCGCTAATGCTGGGGATCCTCAAACGCTTAGAATGGTTGCTGGAGCTATTGCTAACCTTTGTGGAAATG ACAAGTTGCAAACTATGCTAAGGAGTGAAGGTGGCATCAAGGCATTACTGGGGATGGTTCGTTGTGGGCATCCTGACGTTCTTGCACAAGTTGCTCGTGGAATTGCCAATTTTGCAAAATGCGAGTCAAGAGCATCTGCTCAAG GCGCGAAGACTGGAAGGTCTCTCCTGATAGAAGACGGTGCACTACCATGGATTGTGCAAAATGCTAATAATGAAGCCTCCGCAATCAGGCGCCATATTGAGCTTGCTCTCTGCCACTTAGCACAGCATG AAGTAAATGCGAAGGACATGATTAGTGGAGGTGCATTATGGGAACTGGTTCGCATCTCGCGCGACTGTTCACGTGAAGATATAAGGACCCTGGCCCGTAGATCACTATCATCCAGCTCTACTTTCAAAGCTGAACTGCGGCGATTAAGGATGGATTATTAA
- the LOC104443742 gene encoding ATP-dependent Clp protease ATP-binding subunit CLPT2, chloroplastic produces MASHALSKLPPSTAHARSAHRPGLASSFGLPNAWLGMRDFSLRSAGLACRPPRPRPIIATVAFSLPTAKPERVSSGENVPRWSRRAIKSFAMGELEARKLKYPTTGTEALLMGLLIEGTNSAAKLLRANGITLFKVREESMKLIPKGDMYFFSPEHPPLTEDCQRVLDWAVDHKLKSADGGEITTSHLLLGIWYEVDSLGHKILAALGFDDSKAKELESQISKPEYEG; encoded by the exons ATGGCGTCTCACGCTCTCTCCAAGCTCCCGCCGTCGACCGCCCACGCTCGGTCCGCTCACCGGCCGGGGCTGGCGAGCTCGTTCGGATTGCCCAACGCGTGGCTCGGCATGCGCGACTTCTCGCTCCGTTCGGCGGGTCTCGCCTGTCGACCGCCGAGGCCGCGCCCGATCATCGCCACCGTCGCCTTCAGCCTCCCGACCGC AAAGCCGGAGAGGGTCTCTTCCGGTGAGAATGTTCCCAG ATGGTCGAGGAGGGCAATAAAGTCGTTTGCTATGGGTGAACTCGAGGCGAGGAAGCTGAAGTATCCGACTACTGGAACTGAGGCACTTCTTATGGGATTACTTATTGAGG GGACTAACTCTGCTGCTAAGCTTTTGCGGGCAAATGGAATTACACTTTTCAAGGTGCGGGAAGAGTCCATGAAGTTGATTCCAAAGGGTGACATGTATTTTTTCAGCCCTGAGCATCCACCACTGACTGAAGATTGCCAAAGGGTACTTGATTGGGCTGTTGATCATAAATTGAAGTCTG CTGATGGCGGAGAGATCACGACGAGCCATTTGCTTCTCGGTATCTGGTATGAAGTGGATTCACTGGGCCACAAGATACTAGCTGCCCTTGGTTTCGATGACAGCAAAGCCAAAGAGCTGGAGTCTCAAATTAGCAAACCAGAATACGAGGGCTAA